The following coding sequences lie in one Candidatus Eisenbacteria bacterium genomic window:
- a CDS encoding HAMP domain-containing histidine kinase — protein MTPGARKRSLVWTVAAVFLLTAALGTLLQWLVAMTVIQPMEAREARSRAELVAVSTASDVSSANDSLGVADVDSLLTKRRAAMGGRPDWIAFRRSDGMVASDPPSRSDLIAKVLQTPASPRGVIEVQGRTGFARAPTRFEILAKRPVQRGGRVVGEVFVIRLSFPRGRPWGFDSPTSLLFLPISVIASAISGLVIVRLLSRRLRSIEKFAALVAEGDLSARIGDSSGDEIGRIATRLDRMTERLAEARAQLEENERQRRRLFADITHELATPLTSIRGTAETMLNPEVSLSEQERTGYVRGVLEEARRLDRLTRDLFDLARLEAGASPLHLETLDWAALCRNTSDRFAPRFRAAGLTLKWRDSADRARVVADGHRLEQVLENLLGNALRYVPEGGTVDLELVPVGDGAVVRFRLSVTDDGPGVSREDLPHVFERFYRAPRAAEQAGPRDENGSGLGLAIVREIVERHGGTVRAETHAPHGLRIIVELPAAGP, from the coding sequence GTGACGCCGGGAGCGCGCAAGCGGAGCCTCGTCTGGACCGTGGCGGCCGTCTTCCTCCTCACGGCCGCGCTGGGCACGCTCCTCCAATGGCTCGTCGCGATGACGGTGATTCAGCCGATGGAGGCGCGAGAGGCCCGATCGCGGGCCGAGCTGGTCGCGGTGAGCACGGCGTCGGACGTCTCGAGCGCGAACGATAGCCTTGGCGTGGCCGATGTGGACTCGCTTCTGACGAAGCGGCGCGCCGCCATGGGCGGGCGTCCCGACTGGATCGCGTTCCGGCGGTCGGACGGCATGGTGGCGAGCGACCCACCGAGCCGATCAGACCTGATCGCGAAGGTGCTCCAGACTCCTGCTTCGCCCCGCGGCGTGATCGAGGTGCAGGGCCGCACGGGATTCGCTCGGGCGCCGACGCGCTTCGAGATCCTCGCGAAGCGCCCCGTGCAGCGAGGGGGTCGAGTCGTGGGTGAAGTATTCGTCATCCGTCTGTCGTTCCCGCGCGGCCGTCCCTGGGGCTTCGACTCGCCCACGTCGCTTCTCTTCCTCCCGATCTCGGTCATCGCGTCGGCCATCTCGGGCCTTGTCATCGTGCGTCTCCTTTCGCGGAGGCTCCGGTCCATCGAGAAGTTCGCGGCCCTGGTGGCCGAAGGCGATCTCTCGGCGCGGATCGGCGATTCGAGCGGGGATGAGATCGGGCGGATCGCGACGCGGCTCGACCGCATGACCGAACGCCTCGCGGAGGCGCGGGCGCAGCTCGAGGAGAATGAGCGCCAGCGGCGCCGTCTCTTCGCCGACATCACGCACGAGCTTGCGACCCCGCTGACGTCGATACGAGGCACCGCGGAGACGATGCTCAATCCCGAGGTTTCCCTGTCCGAGCAAGAGCGGACGGGCTACGTGCGGGGAGTGCTCGAGGAGGCGCGCCGGCTCGACCGGCTAACCCGTGACCTCTTCGACCTGGCGCGCCTGGAGGCCGGGGCCTCACCCCTCCACCTCGAGACGCTCGACTGGGCGGCGCTCTGCCGGAACACCAGCGACCGATTCGCACCGCGATTTCGCGCGGCGGGCCTCACATTGAAGTGGCGCGACTCTGCGGATCGGGCCCGCGTCGTGGCCGACGGTCACCGGCTGGAGCAAGTCTTGGAAAACCTGCTGGGGAACGCGCTCCGGTACGTCCCGGAAGGCGGAACGGTGGATCTTGAGCTTGTTCCGGTCGGCGATGGCGCCGTTGTTCGCTTTCGGTTGAGCGTCACGGACGACGGGCCCGGCGTCTCGCGGGAGGATCTGCCGCATGTGTTCGAACGGTTCTACCGGGCGCCGCGCGCGGCGGAGCAGGCTGGGCCGCGCGATGAAAACGGCTCCGGGCTCGGGCTCGCGATCGTGCGCGAGATCGTGGAGCGCCACGGGGGCACGGTCCGCGCCGAGACGCACGCTCCGCACGGATTGAGGATCATCGTGGAGCTGCCCGCGGCCGGTCCGTAG
- a CDS encoding response regulator transcription factor, which produces MSQQVLIVEDDGRIAELIVRNLEAAGYTCHHSADGGRALADFVRLKPALVVLDLGLAGVDGLEVTRRIRKESDVPILIVTARSSESDKVLGFEVGADDYITKPFSTAELIARVRALLRRSTGAVREQTLTLAGLTIDPARRTVDRNGTPVPLTTLEFDLLYFLASRPGRVFSREALLEHVWGSGRVVDDRSIDSLVSRVRRKVEPDPAKPRYVETVWGAGYRFSEPGAP; this is translated from the coding sequence ATGAGCCAGCAGGTCCTGATCGTCGAGGACGACGGCCGCATCGCCGAGCTGATCGTCCGCAATCTCGAAGCCGCCGGGTATACGTGCCACCACTCCGCCGACGGCGGCCGCGCGCTCGCGGACTTCGTGCGGCTCAAGCCCGCTCTGGTCGTGCTCGACCTCGGCCTTGCTGGGGTAGACGGGCTGGAGGTGACGCGCCGCATCCGAAAGGAGAGCGACGTTCCGATTCTCATCGTGACCGCGCGGAGCAGCGAGAGCGACAAGGTGCTGGGCTTCGAGGTGGGCGCCGACGACTACATCACGAAGCCGTTCAGCACGGCCGAGCTGATCGCGCGTGTCCGCGCGCTCCTCCGGCGCTCGACCGGGGCGGTCCGCGAGCAAACCCTGACCCTGGCCGGGTTGACGATCGATCCGGCGCGCCGGACCGTGGACCGGAACGGCACTCCCGTACCCCTCACAACGCTCGAGTTCGATCTCCTCTACTTCTTGGCGTCCCGGCCCGGCCGCGTGTTCAGCCGCGAGGCACTGCTCGAGCACGTGTGGGGGAGCGGCCGCGTCGTCGACGACCGCTCGATCGACAGCCTCGTGAGCCGCGTGCGGCGAAAGGTCGAGCCGGATCCCGCCAAGCCCCGCTACGTGGAGACGGTCTGGGGCGCCGGGTACCGGTTTTCCGAGCCCGGCGCACCGTGA